The Sabethes cyaneus chromosome 1, idSabCyanKW18_F2, whole genome shotgun sequence DNA segment AGCTTCTGCATCGTCCGGTCGACTAGTTCCACGGTAATCTCAGACGGTTTGGATAGTGCGCCATCCCGAAGGTCCGCGCTGATGGAGCGTGCCGCAGCCACTAGCTGCTTTCGGCCGTCTTCGTAGGAGAAGAAATTAACCACAATACGACGCCGGTAACCGTTCCGCGGTGGTAACAGAGAATTGGTAGACTTTAACTGAGGAGTCCACACGATTTGTTCCCGTTCATCACGTGGCCCTTGATTTACATGCTCCATCATCCGATGAAAATTCGCTTTAAGCAATCCTAAAACAGAACGATGGAAATAAATGATAACAGCATTCAATAACATTAGACACGTGATACTGAGGCTGGATGGTTTACTGAAAACTTCAACACTCAACTCTACTTTGAAACCTTACCATTTCGATCGTAGAAAGTAACGAATCCAATCTTAGCGGACATGCACCAGAAAACGAATCGCGCCAGCGCTTGGTAATCCGGCGGAGCTGGACCCAGTATCACGGCCAGATGCTGTGGAAGTTTCTCCAGACCCTGCACTGCGCGTTCAATTACGTCATTTTCCTGACTGCGGTTCAGATTTCGTCGAGCTGGCTGCCTCAGCCACCGCACGGTGGCTATCAATTGGGTTATGATACCATAAAGCAGATGAACCACCGATAGGAGGGCCTTCGCCGGAAGATTGCTTTTCAACATAATTGCTGCTCGTTAGTTTTCTTTCCGTATAGCGTCCGGTCCGATCGTTTGCCACCGAGTTATCGCTTGACCGTTCAGAGGAGCAGCATTGTTACaagagaaattctaaaatcaCGCAAAACCTAAGCGATTCCCGACGTTCCGACCGAAAATTGACGCTTTTTACAGGGAAGATGCGTTCTTAACTACCGCAGAACGGATCGAACCGAAGGCGTCTCGCATTTCTGGAAAACGTCACTGTTGATGACAAGATAGACTGCTGTCAAACCGGCTCCTGGTGTTGCCAAATTTTATTGCGCAAGCATTGCTAAATTAGAATTaataaaagggcgaatgtcgcaaacgtaaacaaaacgagtgagagttattttttgctggaccagcataggaaaatcaacccttactcggtttgtttacgcttgcgacattcgcccttttgttaattctatcttcaatttctGATATTCAAGGGGCCATTTAAAATCAATGCCCATTCTCTTtgacatatccagctttttacgcgctataatagatcattacacgggagctcctaaccacacttttttgacagcacttggtggtttgtttacgtggtgttaaattttgaattgagttttctatctttgtccggccgataatgatagaaatttatagtttttattgaagagaaagtgccttacatgcattttacagaaattgatgcagtaatccttcacgaaatttcaaatcgaaactgatggatgtgacaaaaaacatgtaaacaaaacaccaagtggtgtcatttgacggcaaaatgacgtcatcgcaaagtGATctatggtggccgctataaattgtgttcgtaatatgcgaacagtctttttgacaactctgcatacatcaaatctgacactcttctcttgcaacactaccgtgctctttctttcgtttacgtcaaagaaggaaagcaaaactgtgcgaaatgtaaacaaaactattgccttccttcgtttgcgtaaacgaaagaaagagcaacactgccgtacaggagaagagtgcccagtagATCATTATACGGGacctcctaaccacacttttttgacagcccttggtggtttgtttacatggtgttaaagtttgaattgagttttctatctttgtccggtagataatgaaaaaaattatagtttttattgatgAGAAAGCACCTCACATGAATTTTAAAGCACcggatgcagtaatccttcacaaaatttcaaatcgaaaccgctggatgtgacaaaaaacatgtaaacaaaccaccaagtggtgtcatttgacggcaaaatgacgtcatcacaAAATGATctgttttgatgtatgcagagttgtcaaaaagattgttcacatattacgaacacaatttatagcgttcgccattatagcgcataaaaagctggatagcgaattcataaattagcctgagttcgtgctaactcgaacctgaaacacagagaacagattaacaggctcgaaggaagtaatcgattttttgtgtataaaatctgtcggtagcgctctccagaaatagtttgtcaaacgcatcaaaaaatacccatgtacctttatcaatatttctttgtgctggagttacatagcaacgatggcagcgacatcaagatttagtttgccacttactgctcgaggggtgctctattgaaggattactcgtagattacatgaaaaccttttacacactttttgtcaattacctggtagtctgttctctgtggtaatatatctgtttgttaactaaataaaaaaattattttcaacaaataagctaagacgcggtagcaatgatcaaaaatgtaactatgacctatgttagcgggataaaactaaacaagTATCAAAAGCAGgtagttgctttcggctaaaaagcaatttattatgctaaaacccttggtaaaaacacttgttaagccattatatcgcctctgtgcgccttgtttccagctttgcacaaattggttatttaaaaacgcgcgaAAGCCtttattaagctacattacagcacagagaacagactaccaggtaattgacaaaaagtgtgtaaaaggtttttatgtaatctacgagtaatccttcaatagagcacccctcgagcagtaagtggcaaactaaatctaaagaaatattgataaaggtacatggatattttttgatgcgtttggcaaactatttctggagggcgctgccgacagattttacacacaaaaaatcgattacttccttcgagcctgttaatctgttctctgtgattacagcttcaaagcagctattagcccgaagcttgacttagatgtttaagagctgaaaaaaggtttttatttttaatactaaaccatagttcagccacaggttaaataaattcagctaaaaaacgtttgatcagcctggaattgttacttgggtagctgctttcaaagctgcaatggagcttaatagaggcttcccaagtaaccagtaagcactaaacactagtccttggacaacattgtataagcatacagaactatgattaaaagcatatttttctttatatacttctgtagaactcacataatgctaaaaaggtgaaatagcgggttgttaaaatgctacgccacaagcatccaataagcattatcagtgtttgtttgagtcttaaacgaaacgtcattttgtctacattatcgacgtatcgaaaaagtatcgatggcatatcgtttgcttgttatggtaaataaaaatatagGTTCGGTCGatcttaccacctagacagggctgtaaccgggagttagtcatgcatcctcattcgtttccttgcatctttgctatctaaaccatagcggatgtgattgagtgaggtgaaattagtcatatttaaatcttggtgatattccctctcatatcatggctacttgtcctgcattaccaatagggtagaaaaagacggcaaccgttagatggaagagggcacaaataatggccgcagaatagcaaaataagaagtcaagtacaagccgtccatcaacacttacggctcgttttaatgcaattgactaaatgcattatattgttacgttatatgcgcatatattgctttctttaatgctgatttacgttaatgcttctatgcatcaacaatgttattgtgcttcccgagaaaatatttcgttttccagtttaatatagttgtgcgcaaaggtaaatcatatattattgacagtgtaagcacgtgtaagttttttatgtttatgctcttattctttgcttagataacatttgttttgtcctattacgtacagacttacaaacaacacagttacaatgtcttacgttaaccgaaaatgataaaatttaaatgctgattgcgtttgtgaaaaatttgtccatgtttgaacgggcaaacacgaagcaagctaccctagaattcagctgatgagcgagagagaaatattgttgttttttcatcactcttgcgttgacagtttcttacgatatttcgtaagagtgtaaaagagatactttgactgcgagcaaccagaacagagctccgcgcaactgttaggcgcacaactaaaccgacgaaagaaaaattttacataataatcgcaataatatacgttttataagcattaagattgctaatatacaaaagtttgatacttgggatgcagaattatttccaatatacggttttagattaatgcttatggttacttgggttttGCGTGTTTTAATctaccaatttgcgcaatgctgtcaattctatttttagaacgagaaatagttttgcaatgctttttcagtcgcttaatcaacgtcttatcaacctttatgcagccaaaaaataatctatttttaaatttaaaaaagaatagaatgcgtcatatttattttgctattctctGTGGTAATATATCtgtcgggaattgaaccgccatcttctgatccataagcactcatcgtatgatccgccccatctgcatctgcagaacagacagtgaaaatatctttacacttgaagccacccaaggggtcggacattCTTTAggtcagtggcgactcgtccgcatgttcaacctgttcataggacaggcaacaaaattcagcccgacaaaattGTTTTCATCACTCGTTCATGgtttcgtttgcaccgacgcatatgcaatacgaatttagtttagttacgaagctgatgagcaaaccgttcaacacgacgtttgaatgttgctttagagatctcaatgcacaagcataccaacatattattcctggtgttgattcttgatactgaattaataccaggaacaatgtgttggtgagaaagagataaaaagcgaatgtgaaacagcttttactcgaaagcgcgtGCGCATTATTGTCCCATTAACTCGTTCatgttcagcattgaacaacttacaaCCACATATCCCcgtggcctgcgctttgattccattttatttatagcgaattcataaattaacctgggttcgtgctaactccaacccgaaatttatgaacgatacgggcaatttgacagatcgacccgtaaaccgtaatgctagacagttttaacctgcgcttcaaactgaatgctgtcagtttaaccgagatgcaatctcggttaatttatgaacgctttgacagcacttcgattaaaactgagtgctaatcgacctgagccaggttaatttatgaattcgctattagttacgaagctaatgagcaaaacgttcaacacgacgtttgaacgttgctttagagattagcaccaggaacaatgtgttggtacgaagggaatttgaaaatattgagcgcggttggcatgcattattcgcaaaattttctcatgaaatcgttcatctttagcattgaacaacttgtggtgcgtgtggtgtgGGCCTGTGCGCATATCGCAGGAAGGtggttatttttgaatttggttcaataggtaacctaaaaataaaaaataagaaaacttatccaatttaattctactatgtgtattttattcaatgacagatacgtatttcgcctacgacttgcaggcttcctcagtgtttgttttcgaactcgaCAGTCCCCGCAGGTAGCGACACGCCGgcagtttttactcaaatttgtcaataggtgccagcaagcattttgggaattgcactttttttgtagttccaataatcacaaccaagTAGCGAACGGTTGCAATTAGTTTtcctcgaattcgcctatatcaaacgatcacgtatttcgctgtttggaccactgtgcaccggtGGGGAAACGATTTTCTGTTTGGACCGAACTAAGAATTTGGATCACtgtaaacgttatatttcaagtgccaatAGTACGCAattattgtattgtgaaactgaattgttatttaagtaactttttacaagttaaatgcaataacaaaagcacaacttataaaaaatcgtttgttatcgatattagctacatatgcgttataaacgaataaaacgtatggttacgttttatttcaataatacgttTATTTGCactgagtcaggtaaaacagtagttagctaaatgttttgaaaattttctgttcgatgcatttatgtagccgtaaaaagcggaagagaggagacgcgaaaagaccctctcattgtcacttaagTCTATTTCAAAAATTACTTGAGAATTAATATTTTCCCGGGAACTGAAACCCTTCTCTGATGGATGATGGTGGCGTGCTGTCACTTGGGCTGTCATCTTTGCTTCGCGAGGAATCACACGTCACTTTTTGTATTCGAGCTGTCATCGTTTCTTCCAGTTCCAGCTCAGTGgcaaaataataacattcatTCAACACTTCAAAGAACGACGGAAAAgtgaaaaactataaattttaccGCAATAAATTGTGCTAGTTTACCGGATAACGTCGGGACTAGTTGCTGCATTGCATTGTAAGGTTCATTCTTATTAATCAGAGCGATACAAAGTTTCTTCTCGCATTGTATTGTTCGGTGCCAATGTAGAGCATTCCA contains these protein-coding regions:
- the LOC128745130 gene encoding dehydrodolichyl diphosphate synthase complex subunit Nus1; amino-acid sequence: MLKSNLPAKALLSVVHLLYGIITQLIATVRWLRQPARRNLNRSQENDVIERAVQGLEKLPQHLAVILGPAPPDYQALARFVFWCMSAKIGFVTFYDRNGLLKANFHRMMEHVNQGPRDEREQIVWTPQLKSTNSLLPPRNGYRRRIVVNFFSYEDGRKQLVAAARSISADLRDGALSKPSEITVELVDRTMQKLVHQVPDPDLAVYFGPVCCTYGMLPWQIRLTEFVSLPEPSAAKLRVEHFINCLFKYAKCEQRFGK